The Vespula vulgaris chromosome 12, iyVesVulg1.1, whole genome shotgun sequence genome window below encodes:
- the LOC127068157 gene encoding E3 SUMO-protein ligase ZBED1-like, translating to MESKSLTVSNSSKSTATDETKSEMHMVLAKMMEEKHTYTYKKLVVPMSMRSIYWKFFGFPATDDGDILTKVKIVCILCKTQIAYNRNTSNLRMHLQNKHAQELLELEANTPPRRQVLSQEAKDRRAQKRKIKAELTSAQHIYTTNADGTVQIDGDIQFVTDPNISLSNMEDDIAIGQPLRVMIKGGTNIGNNSQNVAFLMPEDNTVHQSSIDGKTVSDAIAEFIIMDLQLPEVVEGHGFQRLVATLRSPCEIPSKNKLEEEIIPKIYDTFRESVAATLACMSNDVGLTIEEWKSNSNESFVTVSVYYQNAGETSLECKVLSSIHAPLDWDKHQWSNTIDTLLLDWYLKVERITAVVVATSRSELLAALSAKGLTLIPCLLHTLQVCAQACFENPEVASILSKCRTVIGAIINHSTASAALAMQEQIMELEENTMVMDYPGVWTSTYNMMEQIALRRNIISSILESIEGNEPEVIDLSPDQWKIVEDLVNVLEPFKVTIMTLSEEKMPLISLLRPLLWQLVSSHLKVKDSDSETARSFKESLSDMLCERYADYNVTLLLQIATTLDPRFKQLPYATEEDKSLVATPIKEMLTKLIQAESGDSIKVEEEPTSKKSRLSGMELLLGGLCATKNGMPAEEKADLELVQYQSESTAPLDYCPLQWWAKVSAKCPNLAKLACRYNCVPACCAPPARIPAEVQVLYDTRRAALPPHLVDKLLFLHGNHTV from the exons ATGGAAAGTAAATCGTTAACGGTCTCTAACAGTAGCAAATCTACTGCAACGGACGAAACCAAGAGTGAAATGCATATGGTTCTCGCCAAAATGATGGAAGAGAAACATACGTATACTTATAAAAAGTTAGTTGTACCAATGTCAATGAGAAGTATATATTGGAAATTTTTTGGATTTCCTGCCACTGACGACGGTGATATTCTTACTAAGGTGAAAATTGTTTGTATATTATGTAAGACACAAATTGCATATAATCGTAACACCAGTAATTTACGAATGCATCTGCAAAATAAACATGCCCAAGAGCTGTTGGAATTGGAAGCGAATACACCACCCCGTAGACAGGTTCTTTCACAAGAGGCAAAGGATCGTAGAgcacaaaagagaaaaataaaagccgAATTAACTTCGGCTCAACATATATACACCACTAATGCTGACGGTACAGTCCAAATTGACGGAGACATTCAATTTGTAACAGATCCTAATATCAGTTTGTCTAATATGGAAGATGATATTGCTATTGGTCAACCATTGAGAGTGATGATCAAAGGTGGTACAAATATAGGTAATAACAGTCAAAATGTAGCATTTCTCATGCCAGAAGATAATACAGTGCATCAATCTAGTATAGACGGTAAAACGGTATCAGATGCTATCGCTGAATTCATTATAATGGATCTACAATTACCGGAAGTGGTAGAAGGTCACGGATTTCAAAGGCTTGTGGCTACTTTAAGATCACCTTGTGAAATTCCTAGTAAAAATAAACTAGAGGAAGAAATAATACcaaaaatttatgatacttTTCGTGAATCTGTGGCAGCTACGTTAGCGTGCATGAGCAATGATGTTGGTTTGACCATTGAGGAATGGAAATCAAATTCTAATGAAAGTTTCGTGACCGTATCGGTGTATTATCAAAATGCCGGTGAAACTTCGTTAGAATGTAAAGTTTTAAGTAGTATACATGCACCTTTAGACTGGGATAAACATCAGTGGAGTAATACGATCGATACTTTGTTACTTGACTGGTATCTCAAAGTTGAAAGAATAACAGCAGTGGTTGTGGCGACATCCAGATCAGAGTTATTAGCGGCATTGTCGGCTAAGGGTTTGACGTTGATTCCATGTCTCCTTCATACGTTACAAGTCTGTGCACAAGCCTGTTTTGAGAATCCAGAAGTAGCTAGTATATTATCAAAATGTAGAACTGTTATTGGAGCTATCATAAATCATTCGACCGCTTCCGCGGCTTTGGCTATGCAAGAACAAATTATGGAG cTGGAGGAAAACACTATGGTGATGGATTATCCTGGCGTTTGGACATCTACTTACAATATGATGGAGCAAATTGCGCTAAGACGCAATATCATTTCATCTATATTGGAAAGTATAGAAGGCAATGAACCGGAAGTTATTGATCTATCCCCTGATCAATGGAAAATAGTCGAAGATCTTGTTAATGTTCTTGAACCATTCAAGGTCACTATTATGACACTCAGCGAAGAAAAAATGCCTTTGATATCGCTTTTAAGGCCATTACTCTGGCAACTTGTGTCGTCTCATCTTAAAGTAAAAGATTCTGACAGTGAAACTGCAAGAtcttttaaagaatctttGTCAGATATGCTGTGTGAACGGTATGCCGATTACAATGTTACTCTCCTTCTTCAAATTGCAACTACGTTAGATCCAAG GTTCAAGCAGTTGCCATATGCCAcagaagaagacaaaagttTAGTTGCAACcccaataaaagaaatgttgaCAAAATTAATACAAGCGGAAAGCGGAGATTCGATCAAAGTTGAAGAAGAACCAACAAGTAAGAAGAGCAGATTATCAG GTATGGAACTCTTACTCGGTGGCTTGTGTGCGACAAAAAATGGAATGCCAGCTGAAGAAAAAGCTGATCTCGAATTAGTACAATATCAATCAGAATCAACAGCGCCCCTTGACTATTGCCCTTTGCAGTGGTGGGCTAAAGTATCAGCAAAGTGTCCAAATCTTGCAAAATTAGCATGTAGGTATAATTGTGTCCCCGCTTGTTGTGCTCCGCCAGCTCGTATTCCTGCAGAAGTACAAGTTTTATACGATACAAGACGAGCTGCATTACCACCTCATTTAGTTGATAAATTACTTTTCCTTCATGGCAACCATACAGTGTGA
- the LOC127068180 gene encoding transmembrane protein 138-like → MNIVKTKKYMALIMAQYFIFFFDISVNSFGNFTRKYVINLLFLYTIQDFCLVIAITVLLINILSTYIFQAGLFHLLYIRFGMTLIVSTLYLLLSFTLHTWHIMLYWSNPLRNDWTKGFHATFVIHRIVAVFYYYFYKKAVIKVADQKLYEEADWAEKHLTLI, encoded by the exons atgaatatcgtaaaaacaaagaaatatatggcGTTAATAATGGcgcaatatttcattttctttttcgatatttccGTTAATTCTTTTGGAAATTTCACCAGGAAATATGTAATCAATTTACTATTTCTTTATAC CATCCAAGATTTTTGTCTTGTTATTGCAATTACTGTACTTCTCATTAACATTCTTTCTACATACATTTTTCAG GCAGGGTTATTTCATTTGTTGTATATTCGATTTGGTATGACATTAATTGTCAGTACTTTATACTTGTTGTTAAGTTTTACTTTGCATACATGGCATATTATGCTATATTGGTCCAATCCATTAAGGAATGATTGGACAAAAGGATTCCATGCCACATTTGTTATACATAGAATAG TTgcagttttttattattacttctatAAGAAAGCAGTTATAAAAGTTGCAGACCAAAAATTGTATGAAGAAGCCGATTGGGCAGAAAAACATTTAACtcttatatga